The following are encoded in a window of Candidatus Moraniibacteriota bacterium genomic DNA:
- a CDS encoding phenylalanine--tRNA ligase subunit beta, whose translation MKYSVSWLNELAMTNITVEQMAELFTRHSFEVESIEKNPGMHEGVIVGKILEISSHPNADTLQLTKVALDQQEKTILSIVCGAHNISIGDSVPVATIGTELPHGLCIKKSKIRGIESEGMLCAEDELGLGEDHSGIFLLDKTIPLGTKLCDIFEKGDDSIELDILASRGHDALSHIGVARELSCILKTTLRFDNEKYELPSISEKNISVEIENKERCNRYIGALLYEIKNDTPTPSWMQSRLSICGIKSINIATDITNYVMLETGQPLHAFDAKISGSSLFVRNAKEGESLELLDGSKKELSQNDIVIANKTEILALAGIMGGKNSATDENTTSVFLEGAWFHPVSIRKSRIFHKLDTESSYRFERDIDPNGASIAVSRALELFKEYAGAKIMGVCDKYPQVSLSKTVELQIAQVERLLGIKKEKEEIRKILLSLGFSLEEKTKEIFLVHIPTRRRDISHEEDLIEEIGRIYGYEKIDAVAPKVSLQIGERNTSLKLKRHIEDICISMGYDEIKTYSFYSQKTAKTFLLPEENHFSLANPMSPDQELFRSDILVNMMRSLRENIRRFDTLSLFEAGKVYTKKSDSSVCEIFQFGMISSTTKKEENARRFFVLKGDIQALSQKLFFSETEFESLKKNEGGSYFHPSQSAKVQIFGKTIGYVGMIHPYLAKLWKIPVSTSLARFDFDSIFKCRENVQEKYSPLDKFPGVMRDISLLVTSPKITAKIIQETIQKSAKKLLRSLELFDLYESKEGKSMAYHLVFGSVDRTLSGKEVDAVREILFEDLEKLSGVKVKK comes from the coding sequence ATGAAATATTCTGTATCGTGGCTCAATGAATTAGCAATGACAAACATAACCGTCGAACAAATGGCGGAACTTTTCACGCGTCATAGTTTTGAAGTTGAAAGTATTGAAAAAAATCCTGGTATGCATGAAGGTGTGATAGTGGGAAAAATTCTTGAGATTTCTTCGCATCCAAATGCTGATACACTACAATTGACCAAAGTTGCTCTTGATCAGCAAGAAAAAACAATTCTTTCTATTGTGTGTGGCGCTCATAATATTTCCATTGGCGATAGCGTTCCTGTTGCTACTATAGGAACAGAACTTCCTCATGGACTCTGTATAAAAAAATCAAAGATTCGAGGAATTGAATCTGAGGGAATGCTTTGCGCTGAAGACGAGCTTGGCTTGGGAGAGGATCATAGTGGAATTTTTCTTTTGGACAAAACTATACCTTTGGGGACAAAGCTTTGTGATATTTTTGAAAAAGGAGATGACAGTATTGAACTCGATATTCTTGCCAGCCGTGGTCATGATGCTTTGAGTCATATTGGAGTCGCCCGAGAATTATCTTGTATTTTGAAAACAACCTTGCGTTTCGATAATGAAAAATATGAGCTACCTTCGATTTCGGAAAAAAATATTTCTGTAGAAATTGAAAATAAAGAAAGATGCAATCGTTATATCGGGGCACTTCTTTATGAAATAAAAAATGATACCCCAACTCCTTCGTGGATGCAATCACGTCTTTCTATTTGTGGTATTAAAAGTATTAATATTGCTACGGACATAACAAATTATGTTATGCTTGAAACAGGGCAACCCCTTCATGCTTTTGATGCAAAAATTTCAGGATCTTCTCTTTTTGTTCGAAATGCAAAAGAAGGAGAATCACTCGAGCTTCTTGATGGATCAAAAAAAGAGCTTTCTCAAAACGATATTGTAATTGCCAATAAAACTGAAATTCTTGCTCTTGCAGGTATTATGGGTGGAAAAAATTCGGCAACAGATGAAAATACAACTTCAGTATTTCTTGAGGGAGCATGGTTTCATCCTGTATCCATAAGAAAAAGTAGAATTTTTCATAAGTTAGATACAGAAAGTTCTTATCGATTTGAACGTGATATTGACCCCAATGGAGCCTCTATTGCTGTATCGAGAGCTTTAGAACTTTTCAAAGAATATGCAGGTGCCAAAATAATGGGTGTTTGTGACAAGTATCCACAGGTTTCACTTTCTAAAACGGTGGAACTTCAAATTGCTCAAGTAGAGCGACTTCTTGGGATTAAAAAAGAAAAAGAGGAAATTCGAAAGATTCTTCTTTCTTTGGGATTTTCTTTGGAAGAAAAAACAAAAGAAATTTTCTTGGTTCATATTCCAACACGAAGAAGAGATATTTCTCATGAAGAGGATCTTATAGAGGAAATAGGACGAATCTATGGATATGAAAAAATTGATGCCGTAGCACCCAAAGTTTCTCTTCAAATCGGAGAAAGAAATACTTCCTTGAAATTAAAACGACATATTGAAGATATTTGTATAAGCATGGGATATGATGAAATAAAAACATATTCTTTTTATTCGCAAAAAACTGCAAAAACATTCTTACTTCCCGAGGAAAATCATTTCTCACTTGCCAATCCTATGAGTCCTGATCAAGAACTTTTTCGTTCTGATATATTGGTAAATATGATGCGTTCTCTTCGAGAAAACATTCGTCGTTTCGACACGCTTTCTTTGTTTGAGGCTGGAAAAGTGTATACGAAAAAATCGGATTCGAGTGTTTGTGAAATTTTTCAATTCGGTATGATTTCTTCGACAACAAAAAAAGAAGAAAATGCTCGAAGATTTTTCGTTCTCAAGGGGGATATCCAAGCTCTTTCTCAAAAATTATTTTTTTCTGAAACGGAATTTGAATCTTTGAAGAAAAACGAAGGAGGCTCTTATTTCCACCCATCACAAAGTGCAAAAGTGCAAATTTTTGGAAAGACTATTGGTTATGTAGGAATGATTCATCCTTATCTTGCAAAGCTTTGGAAAATTCCTGTATCTACTTCTCTGGCTCGATTTGATTTTGATTCGATTTTCAAATGTAGGGAAAATGTACAAGAAAAATATTCTCCTTTGGATAAATTTCCAGGTGTCATGAGGGATATTTCTCTTCTCGTAACTTCTCCAAAAATTACAGCGAAAATTATTCAAGAAACTATACAAAAAAGTGCGAAAAAACTTTTACGATCTCTAGAACTCTTTGACCTATATGAGAGTAAAGAGGGGAAAAGTATGGCATATCATTTGGTCTTCGGATCTGTAGACCGAACTTTGTCCGGGAAAGAAGTTGATGCTGTGAGGGAAATTCTTTTCGAAGATCTCGAAAAACTTTCAGGAGTAAAGGTAAAAAAATAG
- the pheS gene encoding phenylalanine--tRNA ligase subunit alpha yields MKKTLWDNYAKDADSAKTVIELESVRTKHLGRKSQISEELRKLSQMSTEEKRICGPELQAMRQQITADLDKRIQQKEQDSYDWESQRIDVTLPGEKRILGHLHPITKTLRSIEDIFLSLGFEVAEGPEIEQELYNFDALNIPKDHPARDMQDAFWMKEKDEKGNALLPRTQTSAVQVRYMEKHTPPFRIIVPGKIFRNEATDASHEHTFHQFEALVVGDNIHVSHFKAIAQDFFSTFFEKDITLRLRPSYFPFTEPSFEFDISCTVCKGSGCSVCKKSGWIEVGGAGMVHQNVFVSAGYERGRYTGFAWGFGVERLAMMKYKIDDIRLFHSGDLRFIRQF; encoded by the coding sequence ATGAAAAAAACGTTGTGGGATAATTATGCAAAAGATGCTGATAGCGCGAAAACAGTTATAGAACTTGAAAGTGTTCGTACAAAACACCTGGGGAGAAAATCTCAAATTTCCGAAGAACTTCGAAAACTTTCACAAATGAGTACCGAAGAAAAAAGAATATGTGGACCAGAACTCCAAGCAATGAGGCAACAAATAACGGCTGATTTGGACAAGAGAATACAACAAAAAGAGCAGGATTCTTATGATTGGGAATCTCAACGTATTGATGTGACTCTTCCAGGAGAAAAGAGAATACTTGGTCATTTGCATCCTATTACAAAGACACTGCGATCTATCGAAGATATTTTTCTTTCTTTGGGTTTCGAGGTTGCAGAAGGTCCAGAAATTGAACAAGAACTTTATAATTTTGATGCACTTAATATCCCGAAAGATCACCCAGCGCGAGATATGCAAGATGCCTTTTGGATGAAAGAGAAAGATGAAAAAGGAAATGCACTTCTTCCGAGAACACAAACATCAGCGGTACAGGTTCGCTATATGGAGAAACATACTCCACCATTTCGAATTATTGTGCCAGGAAAAATCTTTCGTAATGAGGCAACGGATGCTTCTCATGAACATACATTTCATCAATTTGAGGCGCTTGTAGTGGGGGATAATATACACGTTTCTCATTTTAAGGCTATAGCTCAAGATTTCTTCTCAACATTTTTTGAAAAAGATATTACTCTCCGACTCAGACCGAGTTATTTTCCTTTTACTGAGCCAAGTTTTGAGTTTGATATTAGTTGTACTGTGTGCAAAGGCTCTGGTTGTAGTGTTTGTAAAAAATCTGGCTGGATTGAAGTAGGTGGCGCTGGAATGGTTCATCAAAATGTGTTTGTTTCTGCTGGATATGAACGAGGAAGATATACAGGTTTTGCTTGGGGATTTGGTGTAGAACGGTTAGCCATGATGAAATATAAAATCGATGATATTCGTTTGTTTCATAGCGGAGATTTGAGATTTATACGACAATTTTAA
- the tyrS gene encoding tyrosine--tRNA ligase: MTQEEKKASIDEIFARGTIVEILPSEELFRKRLLEEKLKFYIGFDATSSTLHLSHAKNIMLLEKFRRLGHEVILLFGDFTAMIGDPTGGSLKRKQLTKEEVKENVESWKKQIIPLMDFETEENPPCIRYNSDWLSQLRFDEVIGLASNFTVQQMLERDMFEKRMQKGDPVFLHEFLYPLMQGYDSVVLDVDVELCGTDQIFNALSGRTLLKKCKNKEKFVVAVTLMEDPQTGELMSKSKGTGVFLNADSRNMFGQIMSQGDGMIEILFKHCTAVSLKEISEIMEKENFRDAKLRLAQEIVKIFYGLEIAEKEKEYFIETFSKKHINAESLDILAVASGSALMDILVSHKFAESKSDARRKIEQGGVSLGEEKCLFVERKIELSDNGEILRIGKKHFVRLNVSKE; encoded by the coding sequence ATGACCCAAGAAGAAAAAAAGGCTAGTATTGATGAAATCTTTGCTCGAGGAACTATCGTTGAAATTTTACCTTCTGAAGAGTTATTTCGTAAACGTCTTTTGGAGGAAAAATTAAAATTTTATATCGGTTTTGATGCAACATCTTCAACTTTGCACCTTTCGCATGCAAAGAATATTATGCTTTTAGAAAAATTTCGTCGTCTTGGTCATGAAGTAATTCTTCTTTTTGGAGATTTTACTGCTATGATAGGAGATCCTACAGGAGGATCATTGAAACGAAAACAATTAACAAAAGAAGAGGTAAAAGAAAATGTTGAATCTTGGAAAAAACAGATAATTCCTCTTATGGATTTTGAAACAGAAGAAAATCCTCCTTGCATTCGTTATAATTCTGACTGGCTCTCTCAACTGCGATTTGATGAAGTTATCGGACTAGCTTCAAATTTTACTGTTCAACAAATGCTGGAAAGAGATATGTTTGAAAAACGTATGCAAAAAGGAGACCCTGTTTTTCTCCATGAATTTCTTTATCCCTTGATGCAAGGGTATGACAGTGTTGTTTTGGATGTGGATGTTGAATTATGTGGTACAGATCAGATTTTTAATGCTCTTTCTGGTAGAACGCTACTTAAAAAATGCAAAAATAAAGAAAAATTTGTTGTTGCTGTGACTCTTATGGAGGATCCTCAAACAGGAGAACTTATGTCTAAAAGTAAGGGAACGGGAGTTTTTTTGAATGCGGATAGTCGTAATATGTTTGGTCAGATAATGTCTCAGGGTGATGGAATGATAGAGATTCTTTTTAAACATTGTACGGCAGTATCTTTGAAAGAAATTTCTGAAATTATGGAAAAAGAAAATTTTCGTGATGCCAAACTTCGATTGGCACAGGAAATTGTAAAAATTTTTTATGGTTTAGAAATTGCCGAAAAAGAAAAAGAATATTTTATTGAAACATTTTCCAAAAAACATATTAATGCGGAGTCATTGGATATTCTTGCAGTAGCTTCGGGAAGTGCTTTAATGGATATCCTTGTTTCTCATAAATTTGCAGAAAGTAAAAGCGATGCTCGTAGAAAGATTGAACAGGGGGGTGTTTCTTTGGGAGAAGAAAAATGTTTATTTGTGGAAAGGAAGATAGAATTATCGGATAATGGAGAAATTCTTCGTATTGGAAAAAAACATTTTGTTCGATTGAATGTATCTAAAGAATGA
- a CDS encoding flippase-like domain-containing protein, with protein sequence MKVTNSFIKTVFKVSVAITLIFFLARMIDWRESWKIARSLDSLYLFLYMAFLILGIAISAKKWEILGKFCGYTFPFSSYFRWYLAGTFVNNFLPSVIGGDTFRAMALGKLHKSRAHAISGIIFDRYIGLVSLAILGIFFSLWNISLVVENPLWLFLFSGAVFGVVAQFLILPGKKWSLFPLIFRFLPKKITKIAESIEEFKDTRLTTISFLLGILFSFIGVGVANYILFTAVGISFSFIDFLSIIFFINIISAFPLSINNIGVKEWAYYIFFGYFGIAPEISVTVAIISRFLQMGLSLWAIPTVLTFRRERKKDEAEEENDEKENTDER encoded by the coding sequence ATGAAAGTAACTAATTCTTTTATAAAAACAGTATTCAAAGTAAGTGTTGCAATAACATTGATTTTTTTTCTTGCAAGGATGATTGATTGGCGAGAGTCATGGAAGATTGCACGATCTCTTGATTCTTTGTATTTATTTTTGTATATGGCATTTCTCATTCTGGGAATTGCAATATCAGCGAAAAAATGGGAAATCCTTGGAAAATTTTGTGGGTATACATTTCCTTTTTCATCCTATTTCCGATGGTATCTTGCGGGGACATTTGTGAATAATTTCCTTCCCTCTGTTATCGGGGGAGATACATTCAGAGCTATGGCATTGGGGAAGCTTCATAAGAGTAGAGCTCATGCTATATCTGGAATTATCTTTGATAGATATATCGGATTAGTTTCTTTGGCTATCTTGGGAATATTTTTTTCTCTTTGGAATATTTCTCTTGTTGTAGAAAATCCATTATGGCTTTTTCTTTTTAGTGGAGCTGTCTTTGGTGTAGTGGCGCAATTTCTTATTCTTCCAGGGAAAAAATGGTCATTATTCCCTTTAATTTTTCGCTTTCTACCGAAGAAAATAACAAAAATTGCAGAATCAATAGAAGAGTTTAAGGATACTCGTCTAACAACAATATCCTTTTTATTGGGTATTTTATTTTCTTTTATTGGTGTGGGTGTTGCTAATTATATCCTTTTTACTGCAGTAGGTATTTCTTTTAGTTTTATTGATTTCTTGAGTATTATCTTCTTTATCAATATCATTTCAGCCTTTCCTTTAAGTATAAATAATATTGGAGTAAAAGAATGGGCGTATTATATCTTTTTTGGTTATTTCGGAATTGCTCCAGAAATTTCCGTAACAGTAGCAATTATCAGTCGATTTTTACAGATGGGCCTAAGTTTATGGGCGATTCCGACAGTGTTGACATTTAGGAGAGAAAGGAAAAAAGATGAAGCCGAAGAGGAAAATGATGAAAAAGAGAATACAGATGAAAGGTGA
- a CDS encoding glycosyltransferase family 4 protein yields the protein MRILFLNYEYPPLGGGAGNATKYLLQEYSKHEDMNADLITSAVDGDFVETNIFDRITVFRLPIGKDGKNMQKQSQIDLLRYSFSAYRCIRKRILRGEKYDIIHAFFSVPCGVLALLLSMEFHIPFIVSLRGADVPGYAEKFRWIYKILTPLIRFVWKKSARVISNSEGLKQLALISKPDQEIGVIYNGVDTNFFLPDEGKRSSKHPTILCASRLTQRKGLQYAIEGFSRIADKYPHAKMIIAGGDGDAAKNLKQQVMTLNLKEKITFSGEYDHAKLLQLQQSSNIFLFPSLNEGMSNSMLEAMASGLPIIMTPTGGAQELIRNGENGFIVDFRSPESIAQKLDVLLSDTDLCIRMGRESRQRAEELNWSSVASEYRKIYKEIIHESN from the coding sequence ATGCGAATTCTTTTTCTTAACTACGAATATCCACCTCTTGGAGGAGGGGCAGGAAACGCTACTAAATATCTTTTGCAAGAATATTCTAAACATGAAGATATGAATGCAGATTTAATAACTTCTGCTGTAGATGGAGATTTCGTAGAAACAAACATATTTGATAGAATAACAGTTTTTCGTCTTCCTATTGGAAAAGATGGCAAGAATATGCAAAAACAATCTCAAATAGATCTTTTGAGATATTCTTTTTCAGCGTATAGATGTATTCGTAAAAGAATTCTTCGCGGTGAAAAATATGATATTATTCACGCCTTCTTTTCAGTTCCTTGTGGTGTACTTGCGCTCCTTTTAAGTATGGAATTTCATATTCCTTTTATAGTATCGCTTCGAGGTGCTGATGTTCCTGGATATGCAGAGAAATTTCGTTGGATTTACAAAATTCTTACACCTCTGATTCGATTTGTATGGAAAAAATCTGCTCGTGTTATTTCTAATAGCGAAGGACTAAAACAATTAGCTCTTATTTCAAAACCAGATCAAGAAATTGGTGTTATTTATAATGGAGTGGATACAAATTTTTTTCTTCCTGATGAAGGAAAGCGGTCATCGAAACATCCTACTATTTTATGCGCTTCACGACTCACACAAAGAAAGGGTTTACAATATGCTATCGAGGGTTTTTCTAGAATCGCAGACAAATATCCGCATGCAAAAATGATTATCGCTGGGGGAGATGGTGATGCAGCAAAAAATCTCAAACAACAAGTAATGACTTTGAATTTAAAAGAAAAAATTACTTTCTCGGGTGAATATGATCATGCGAAATTACTTCAATTGCAACAATCATCGAATATATTTCTTTTCCCATCTCTTAATGAAGGAATGAGTAATAGTATGCTTGAGGCAATGGCATCCGGACTCCCGATTATTATGACACCAACAGGAGGAGCTCAAGAATTGATCCGAAATGGTGAAAATGGATTTATTGTTGATTTTCGAAGTCCTGAGTCAATAGCTCAAAAACTTGACGTACTTCTTTCTGATACTGATCTTTGTATTCGTATGGGACGAGAAAGTCGACAGAGAGCTGAAGAATTAAATTGGAGTTCTGTCGCAAGTGAATATAGAAAAATTTATAAAGAAATCATTCATGAAAGTAACTAA
- a CDS encoding UDP-glucose/GDP-mannose dehydrogenase family protein produces the protein MKITIIGTGFVGLPMAGAMAEVGNHVMCMDTDTKKIEMLKNGKMPIYEPGLEPLIKKNTKAGRISYTSDPKVAVTHGDILFIAVGTPPDEDGSADLQYVLAVAKSIGENMMGYKVVVDKSTVPVGTADKVKDTIQKELHKRKKKILFDVVSNPEFMAEGRAVADFKNPDRIVIGTDSAKARKMLQELYAPFNRSHERVIEMDVRSAELTKYAANALLATKISFMNDLARLSEKLGADIESVRRGIGSDPRIGYHWIYPGPGYGGACFPKDVKAIVKTAKDCGHDLRILRMVEAVNADQKKFLFEKISAHFKKDLKGKVIAVWGLAFKANTDDMREASSRVLMEALWKAGATVRAYDPQAEEEAKRIYGDKKGLILCKSPEEAIEGADALAILTEWEIFRSPDFKDMKKRLKSPFIFDGRNLYDPSEMKKRGFLYFAIGRGEKLENI, from the coding sequence ATGAAAATAACAATTATCGGAACAGGTTTTGTAGGATTACCAATGGCGGGAGCAATGGCAGAAGTGGGGAATCATGTCATGTGCATGGATACTGACACAAAGAAGATAGAGATGCTTAAAAATGGTAAAATGCCTATTTACGAACCAGGTCTCGAACCACTTATTAAGAAAAACACAAAAGCTGGACGAATTTCCTATACATCAGATCCAAAAGTTGCGGTTACTCATGGAGATATTTTATTTATTGCTGTAGGAACTCCTCCTGATGAAGATGGATCCGCTGATTTACAATATGTTTTGGCCGTAGCCAAAAGTATTGGAGAGAATATGATGGGTTATAAAGTAGTAGTAGACAAATCAACTGTTCCCGTTGGGACTGCAGATAAGGTAAAAGATACTATTCAGAAAGAATTACACAAACGAAAGAAAAAAATTCTTTTTGATGTTGTTTCTAACCCTGAATTTATGGCGGAGGGACGAGCAGTTGCTGATTTTAAAAATCCAGATCGCATCGTTATCGGAACGGATAGCGCAAAGGCTCGAAAAATGCTTCAAGAGCTTTATGCACCCTTTAACAGAAGTCATGAAAGAGTGATCGAAATGGATGTTCGAAGTGCAGAACTTACCAAATATGCTGCTAACGCTCTTCTTGCTACCAAGATTAGTTTTATGAATGATCTAGCTCGACTTTCTGAAAAACTTGGAGCTGATATAGAGTCTGTTCGACGAGGCATAGGATCAGATCCTCGTATAGGATATCATTGGATTTATCCAGGCCCAGGATATGGAGGAGCATGTTTTCCTAAAGATGTAAAAGCTATTGTAAAAACAGCGAAAGATTGTGGACATGATCTTCGAATTCTTCGTATGGTGGAAGCGGTAAATGCTGACCAAAAGAAATTTTTGTTTGAAAAGATTTCAGCTCATTTCAAAAAAGATCTTAAGGGAAAAGTTATCGCTGTCTGGGGACTTGCTTTTAAAGCAAATACTGACGATATGCGAGAAGCTTCAAGTCGAGTTTTAATGGAGGCTTTGTGGAAGGCTGGTGCAACTGTTCGCGCATATGACCCTCAAGCAGAAGAGGAAGCAAAACGTATTTATGGGGATAAAAAGGGTCTTATATTGTGTAAATCTCCCGAAGAAGCTATCGAAGGTGCTGACGCTTTGGCAATTCTTACCGAATGGGAAATTTTTCGAAGTCCTGATTTCAAAGATATGAAAAAGCGACTAAAATCACCTTTTATTTTTGATGGACGAAATCTTTATGATCCTTCTGAAATGAAGAAACGCGGATTCCTTTATTTTGCTATAGGAAGAGGAGAAAAATTAGAAAATATATAA
- a CDS encoding glycosyltransferase family 2 protein yields the protein MEEKSTSRPFLSVVVPLFNEEGNVEKLHSKIVSACNALKRPYEIIFVDDGSHDKTLEEARALSPLTLIEFRRNFGQTAAFDAGFKASQGEIIVTMDGDLQNDPADIKLLLEEIEKNDFDVVSGWRHKRKDSLSKKIFSRGANLLRKVLLHDTIHDSGCSLKAFRRECFDNLDLYGEMHRFIPALLEIQGFRIGEVKVSHHPRTQGITKYNWKRGIKGFVDMVSVWFWNRYSHRPVHLFGGAGLLLLFMGSFLLTWMAIEKIFFGAELSEKIWPLMGVFFIMIGVQFFIFGLLADIVTKIYYKDHKRMNYSIKRITKKEI from the coding sequence ATGGAAGAAAAGTCCACATCACGCCCGTTTCTCTCAGTAGTTGTCCCCTTGTTCAACGAAGAAGGTAATGTTGAAAAGTTACATTCCAAGATTGTTTCGGCATGTAATGCTTTAAAAAGGCCATACGAAATTATTTTTGTTGATGATGGATCTCATGATAAAACTCTTGAAGAAGCTCGAGCTCTTTCACCTCTTACTCTCATAGAATTTCGGCGGAACTTCGGTCAGACAGCAGCATTTGATGCTGGTTTTAAAGCTTCTCAGGGAGAAATTATTGTTACTATGGATGGTGATTTGCAAAATGATCCAGCAGATATCAAATTACTTCTTGAAGAAATAGAAAAAAATGATTTTGATGTTGTTTCTGGTTGGCGTCATAAGCGAAAAGATTCATTGAGCAAAAAAATATTTTCTCGGGGAGCTAATTTACTTCGAAAGGTTTTACTTCACGATACTATCCATGATTCTGGTTGTAGTCTCAAAGCATTTCGGAGAGAATGTTTTGATAATTTAGATTTGTACGGAGAGATGCATCGTTTTATCCCAGCACTTCTTGAAATTCAAGGATTTCGTATTGGAGAGGTAAAAGTAAGTCATCATCCCAGAACTCAGGGAATAACCAAATATAACTGGAAACGAGGCATTAAGGGCTTTGTAGATATGGTTTCGGTTTGGTTTTGGAATCGATATTCACATCGTCCCGTTCATCTTTTTGGGGGAGCGGGTCTTCTTCTTTTGTTTATGGGCTCATTCCTTCTTACTTGGATGGCTATTGAAAAAATATTTTTTGGAGCTGAGCTTAGTGAGAAAATTTGGCCTCTTATGGGAGTATTCTTTATTATGATTGGAGTTCAGTTTTTTATATTTGGTCTTTTGGCGGATATAGTTACGAAAATATATTACAAAGATCACAAAAGAATGAATTATAGTATAAAAAGAATTACGAAAAAGGAGATATAA